Part of the Cherax quadricarinatus isolate ZL_2023a chromosome 4, ASM3850222v1, whole genome shotgun sequence genome, GATGTCTATTTCCCATGATGGTGCTGGCGTGACACGAAGATGGCAACGCACCATGATGGTGCTGGCGTGCCACCAAGATGGCAACGCACCATGATGGTGCTGGCGTGCCACCAAGATGGCAACGCACCATGATGGTGCTGGCGTGCCACCAAGATGGCAACGCACCATGATGGTGCTGGCGTGCCACCAAGATGGCAACGCACCATGATGGTGCTGGCGTGCCACCAAGATGGCAACGCACCATGATGGTGCTGGCGTGCCACGAAGATGGCAACGCACCATGATGGTGCTGGCGTGCCACGAAGATGGCAACGCACCATGATGGTGCTGGCGTGCCACCAAGATGGCAACGCACCATGATGACGTTCTAAATGGGACTATTCGCCAGCAACAATCACCATCCATAAATGACTGTAAGAATTTGTTCCATCACTTGATATTAGCTGCAATGTTATTAAATTTAGGTGAGTGTCAATTATAATTTAATGGATACCGCTAGATTTCTAGTTATGAGATTATGACGCCCgctgcccggtctcagaccagaccacCTAGTTGACTCCCTGAAACACATGTCTTCACGAGGTAATTGTTTTtatatgaaaagagagagagggggttgaAAAGTTTTAAACCTTTCATGGGTATCGAGTAACTCTTTTTATAGCTTCTCAGTTACCACGTCTGAGTTACCACTTTCTTTTATAGTTATTGAATTACCCCTTGTTTTATAGTCAGTGAGTTATTCCTTCTTATCTGGCGTTCCGTAGGGAGTTGTTCGGAGTCCTTCTGGTGAGCAGATGGGAAAGCAGTTAGTTCAGCAACTTCCAGGTATAAACAATGATATATCTTTCTCACCGGCCTTGATGTGAGGACTGTTTGTGGGATGCAGATACCAGCAACACAGAGAGTATCACATCAAGTGGGAACCAGCCATCATAGTTCCCAGtgtattctctagatctgcaatttctccAGCCTTAAAAATGATTGTTAGTAGCAGCAATACTGTAAGtagtacaagagagagagagagagagagagagagagagagagagagagagagagagagagagagagagagagagagagagagagagagagagagagagagaaagaagttaCAATGGGAGTTCACACTAAATATATGGTCAACATTTCCAAGTGGCTGGAAGTGATATATCAAGGTAATTTTTTTTCCACGTTAAACCAGCAATGTGGTTTCTCAATTttttctgtctttctgtctttctgtctctctctctctttctgtcgctctgtattatatatatatatatatatatatatatatatatatatatatatatatatatatatatatatatatatatatatatatatatatatatatatatatatatatatatatatatatatatatatatatatatatgcaataagatcaaagtaaacaggtgatttcagaatatgcaaaacagccactctgaaagaatagagaaattccaagcgctttcgtgactactcacattatcaaggaactatcatagttccttgataatgtgagtagtcacgaaagcgcttggaatttctctatactttcagagtggttgttttgcatattctgaaatcacctgtttactttgatcttattgcatatatatatatatatatatatatatatatatatatatatatatatatatatatatatatatatatatatatatatatatatatatatatatatatatatatatatatatgtcgtgcctaataggtaaaactggccaattagcaaaaactcatttaaaattaagtcctttctaaaattttctcttatacgtttaaagatatatttttttcaattaatgttgatgtaaaaatttataatttttcaccaaaataaacttagaaaacttacctaaccttattgtaacaagagcaatttattttagcctaatccaactatatatattttagatttgtttacaataatttaatactaaacaaacacagtgaaatatatttttttcgttaggttcagaatgattttggcgaaattattgcatacacaaattttcacttgtcctatatggcaagatgagcgttgctatttaagccaagattgcaagttctgcctattcggcacgacacacacacacacacacacacatatatatatatatatatatatatatatatatatatatatatatatatatatatatatatatatatatatatatatatatatatatatatatatatatatatatatatatatatatatatatgtatgtatgtatgtatgtatatatgtatttggaGTCTTCTATACATTTGTTGTTATTAAAACCTTGTTTGAAAGAGGTGACCACCTCTCATTACCACACAGGTTAAAATCTGGCGCCGTTCATTGCCACACAGGTTAAGACCTGGCGCTGTTCATTACCACACAGGTTAAGACCTGGTGCCGTTCATTACCACACAGGTTAAGATCTGGCGCCGTTCATTACCACACAGGTTAAGACCTGGCGCCGTTCATTGCCACACAGGTTAAGACCTGGCGCTGTTCATTACCACACAGGTTAAGACCTGGTGCCGTTCATTACCACACAGGTTAAGATCTGGCGCCGTTCATTACCACACAGGTTAAGACCTGGCGCCGTTCATTGCCACACAGGTTAAGACCTGGCGCTGTTCATTACCACACAGGTTAAGACCTGGCGCCGTTCATTACCACACAGGTTAAGACCTGGCGCCGTTCATTACCACACAGGTTAAGACCTGGCGCCGTTCATTACCACACAGGTTAAGACCTGGCGCCGTTCATTACCACACAGGTTAAGACCTGGCGCCGTTCCCAAAGGTACTCAACGGTTCCATTCTCACCTACACGAGAAAACACATTACGACTTTTATGTCTCTTTCAGGGAGGAGGAAAATGATAAGtaaggaggaaagaggaagaacaggaggagaaggagaaggaggaggaggaagaggaaaaggaggaggaggaggaagaagaggaaaaggaggaggaggaggaggaaaagaagaatGAAATGAGGAGGAGAGATCcagataaggaggaggaggaggaggaggaggaggaagaggaaggagacaAAGAGGAGAATTATTAGGAGGAACAAGAGGATGAGGTACAACAACACTGAGAACTCAGGTACACTGTTCAATAAAATATCATTATAACACAGACGTTACTACTGTGGCACGTCCAGGAAGGGTACGGATACCCTTTCAGGGTACAGATACCCTGGAAGGGCAGGGCACAACAGCAACATTCACACGCGCACTAACGACATATTTACAGAGTCTGTCTGTCACATAACAGACACATTGACTTAAAAAAAGACGCATGCTGTGGAACAAGCTTTTAATCAGACAACGTTTCCTCTCCCAGCTGATCCTCGATGGAACTCTcaacacagggcgaaacgttgtcaaagtGAAGCCTTATTCTGCAGCATGTGTCTTTAATATTATCAGCAGTACAACACACTGATCCAGACTGTCTACTAGGGTCACGGTGATGACTTCTATGGGAGAGTTATTTGAGCCATAGCCGGGTCATGACACTCTCTGCTCCCCGTCTGGCAtgtcggaggatcgagcctccagcgaTACACATTAACACAAATAGAAAGACCCAAAAATACTCTCTAAACTAAGTGAAAGTTATCAGGCTTGTTTTTCGTGTGTTGTCCTACAGAAACTCTCGTCTCTGGCACAGTAACAAATATTTCTACAGTAAGATTATGTCTTCAAGGAGGACCTCTAGTTTCTACTGCTCCTTTACGGCATTTCGTTCATCCTCGACATTTATCCCCGAGAGCGACTTTAAATAAGCCGCGTCACGTTCTACAGTGTATCCGTAGCGAGCGAGATCTCTTTCTGTCACTCGTCCTCGAGCGACAGCATCGAGGACGTCGTAGGTACAGACAGCTGGAGGAGGACCTCAAAGGAGGCCATGAAGGGCGAGTTGATTGTCCCCGCCCTGGGACTCTGGTCAGGTCCAGGGGATGATCTTGACGTAGTCAGGGCTGACGTAGATCTTCAGATCTAAGATGTCATACTGCAGGTCCTGTACTCTCTCCCTCTTCGGTAGACCTGAAGGATATGACAATAGACATTATAGATTGTACATGATTGGTATATAATATCGACAAGATAATAATGTTGACgcaaatgcaacatctgggtatctttattgtagacgtttcgccatccagtggctttatcaatacaaattcaagaataTGAATggaaaacagtagaactatatacgaaacatgaggtaatcagtccctcaaccttggtgttggtgtgaagatcaccgtagtcgtgATGGTTCACGGCTACGGTGACCTTCACACCGTAAACAaaaatacccagctgttgcacatgagATTAAATTGTCACATTATGGATTGTTCACGCTAATGGATTGAACAATTTCTGAACACTGTTAATACACAAAATTGTACACAAACATGTCACATACTCCAATACACAGAAAAACACTAAATAATTTATatcaaatgaaaaaaaatctttgataTTACACAATATTTTAACTTTTTGAGATTTTTTTCAAACATTTTTTTAGGTAATTTCATTTTTTCCAAATAAACTAAAGATATATATTAAGATATATAaactaaagatatatatatattgaagatTCATGAATCAGCGCCTTCAAAAACACTCATACACATCTTTATATAAACAAGCATAGACTGCTAATTCTAAATTAAATGTGTActagaaaagaagaggaagaaaaccaatatatatatatatatatatatatatatatatatatatatatatatatatatatatatatatatatatatatatatatatatatatatatatataatcataattCTTTTCAACAGTTCATTGGAAGATGTGTAATAAGTGAAGACTGATTTCTGACTAGTTAGTCAAGTTATACTTTATTAAGAGTTACGTGTATGTGTAGCGCAAAGCAAGGTGAGTCAGAGTTCACTCTGAGTGACTAAAGCAAGGTGAGTCAGAGTTCACTCTGAGTGACCAAAGCAAGGTGAGTCAGAGTTCACTCTGAGTGACCAAAGCAAGGTGAGTCAGAGTTCACTGTGAGTGACCAAAGCAAGGTGAGTCAGAGTTCACTGTGAGTGACCAAAGCAAGGTGAGTCAGAGTTCACTGTGAGTGACCAAAGCAAGGTGAGTCAGAGTTCACTGTGAGTGACCAAAGCAAGGTGAGTCAGAGTTCACTCTGAGTGACGAAAGGCGAAGAGAAATATTGTTGGAAACTAATAAAAAAAGCAGTGTGACCACTGGAAATATCACCCTGAACTTTCAAAAACCTTCACAGACTTAATCTCTACACCCTGGATATTTTTACCACACCTCCATTCCAGATCTTCAGCTCTCTACATATATCTTTCCATCTTCAGGTCTACAGATCTCTCACtgctatcacaaccactactactactactatcactatcacaaccaccactactactaccaccatcacactaataCTACCCCCACaatcactgccactactactaccactactaacactattgctaccaccactactaacaccactatcacaacaaccactaccatgaccattacaacgactactaacaccactactactaccactatcgctaccactactaccaccactatcacaaccatcactcccaccactatcactaccactactaccaccactactgctaccaaccactatcgctaccactactactatcactatcaaaactatcactaccaccacaataacaaccactactactaccactatcgttaccactactaccaccactcacaaccatcgctatcaccactatcacaaccactactattaACCACtatcgctaccactactaccatcgctaacacaaccactactaccaccactactattaccactatcgctaccactactaccaccactatcgctTACTCTGCACCATAAGCTTGTACGCGTAGGTTTGTCCGGGAAGGAGCGTAGCGCCGCTTGTGTTCCTGGTGAGGACACCTGTGTCTTGGTGCAGGGCGAAGCGGTGGTCACCTGGGGCTGCGAAGAGTTGGTAGGTGACAGCTGCACAGGGGCACCTGCCAGGTCCCTCGCTGCCCAGGGGACAGGTGAGCCCCAGGTCCCCGTCCGTGGCCCATGCCCGGTACACCGCACCTGAGGGAAATACCCAGTGagatggtgtactcacctaattttggttgcaagggtcgattcatagctcctggcccccgcctcttcactgatcgctactatgtccaTTGTCTtcctctgcatgtgtgtgtgtgtgtgtgtgtgtgtgtgtgtgtgtgtgtgtgtgtgtgtgtgtgtgtgtgtgtatgtgtgtttgtttgtgtgtgtgtgtgtgtgtctgtgtgtttctgtgtgtgtgtgtttgtgtgtgtgtgtgtgtgtgtgtgtgtgtgtgtatgtgtgtgtgtttctgtgtgtgtgcgtgtgtgtgtgtgtgtgtgtgtatgtgtgtgtgtttgtgtgtgtgtgtgtgcgcgcgcgcgtgtgtgtgtgtatgtgtgtatatgtgtgtgtgtgtgtgtgtgtgtgtgtgtgtgtgtgtgtgtgtgtgtgtgtgtgtgtgtttgtgtgtgtgtgtgtgtgtgtgtgtgtgtgtgtgtgtgtgtgtgtgtgtgtgtgtgtgtgtgtgtgtgtgtgtgtgtgtgtgtgtatgtgtgtgtgtgcgtgtgtgtgtgtttgtgtgtgtgtgtatgtgtgtgtatgtgtgtgtgtgtactcacctagttgtactcacctagttgaggttgcgggggtcgagtccgagctcctggccccgcctcttcactaggtcactctccctgagccgtgagctttatcatacctctgcttaaagctatgcatggatcctgcctccactacatcgcttcccaaactattccacttactgactactctgtggctgaagaaatacttcctaacatccctgtgattcatctgtgtcttcagcttccaactgtgtccccttgttactgtgtccaatctctggaacatcctgtctttgtccaccttgtcaattcctctcagtattttgtatgtcgttatcatgtcccccctatgtttcctgtcctccagtgtcgtcaggttgctttcccttaacctctaatcgtaggacatacctcttagctctgggactagtcttgttgcaaacctttgcactttctctagtttctttacgtgcttggttaggtgtgggttccaaactggtgccgcatactccaatatgggcctaacgtacactgtgtacagggtcctgaatgattccttattaagatgttggaatgctgttctgaggtttgctaggcgcccatatgctgcagcagttatttggttgatgtgcgcttcaggagatgtgcctggtgttatactcaccccaagatctttttccttgagtgaggtttgtagtctctggccccctagactgtactccgtctgcggtcttctttgcccttccccaatcttcatgactttgcacttggtgggattgaactccaggagccaattgctggaccaggtctgtagcctgtccagatccctttgtagttctgcctggtcttcgatcgagtgaattcttctcatcaacttcacgtcatctgcaaacagggacacctcagagtctattccttctgtcatgtcgttcacaaataccagaaacagcactggtcctaggactgacccctgtgggaccccgctggtcacaggtgcccactctgacacctcgccacgtaccatgacccgctgctgtcttcctgacaagtattccctgatccattgtagtgccttccctgttatccttgcttggtcctccagtttttgtaccaatctcttgtgtggaactgtgtcaaacgccttcttgcagtccaagaaaatgcaatccacccacccctctctctcttgtcttactgctgtcaccatgtcatagaactctagtaggtttgtgacacaggatttcccgtccctgaaaccatgttggctgctgttgatgagatcgttcctttctaggtgttccaccactcttctcctgataatcttctccatgattttgcatactatacatgtcagtgacgctggtctgtagtttaatgtttcatgtctgtctccttttttaaaaattgggactacatttgctgtcttccatgcctcaggcaatctccctgtttcgatagatgtattgaatattgttgttaggggtacacatagcgcctctgctccctctctcaatacccatggggagatgaacattaaaatggtataaaataccgacagattgttaggtaagacacatatgcaacagttaggtatctttatttcgaaacgtttcgcctacacagtaggcttcttcagtcgagtacagaaaagttgatagaagcagaagatacttgaagacgatgtaatcagtccatcacccttaaagttttgaggtggtcagtccctcagtctggagaagagcattgttccgttgtctgaaacaatatgaagttgaagtgacaggatggagcctttatatagtgccaggaggtgagacgtaggttgctttgggagggcaggtccctctcaaacccagccgttctcactagtagaggtcgaagttgatggtctgtaccaagatacccttgtgttgcagtgtctgacagaatgaacattaaaatggtataaaataccgacagattgttaggtaagacacatatgcaacagttaggtatctttatttcgaaacgtttcgcctacacagtaggcttcttcagtcgagtacagaaaagttgatagaagcagaagatacttgaagacgatgtaatcagtccatcacccttaaagttttgaggtggtcagtccctcagtctggagaagagcattgttccgttgtctgaaacaatatgaagttgaagtgacaggatggagcctttatatagtgccaggaggtgagaggtaggttgctttgggagggcaggtccctctcaaacccagccgttctcactagtagaggtcgaagttgatggtctgtaccaagatacccttgtgttgcagtgtctgacagaatgaacattaaaatggtataaaataccgacagattgttaggtaagacacatatgcaacagttaggtatctttatttcgaaacgtttcgcctacacagtaggcttcttcagtcgagtacagaaaagttgatagaagcagaagatacttgaagacgatgtaatcagtccatcacccttaaagttttgaggtggtcagtccctcagtctggagaagagcattgttccgttgtctgaaacaatatgaagttgaagtgacaggatggagcctttatatagtgccaggaggtgagacgtaggttgctttgggagggcaggtccctctcaaacccagccgttctcactagtagaggtcgaagttgatggtctgtaccaagatacccttgtgttgcagtgtctgacagaatgaacattaaaatggtataaaataccgacagattgttaggtaagacacatatgcaacagttaggtatctttatttcgaaacgtttcgcctacacagtaggcttcttcagtcgagtacagaaaagttgatagaagcagaagatacttgaagacgatgtaatcagtccatcacccttaaagttttgaggtggtcagtccctcagtctggagaagagcattgttccgttgtctgaaacaatatgaagttgaagtgacaggatggagcctttatatagtgccaggaggtgagacgtaggttgctttgggagggcaggtccctctcaaacccagccgttctcactagtagaggtcgaagttgatggtctgtaccaagatacccttgtgttgcagtgtctgacagaatgaacattaaaatggtataaaataccgacagattgttaggtaagacacatatgcaacagttaggtatctttatttcgaaacgtttcgcctacacagtaggcttcttcagtcgagtacagaaaagttgatagaagcagaagatacttgaagacgatgtaatcagtccatcacccttaaagttttgaggtggtcagtccctcagtctggagaagagcattgttccgttgtctgaaacaatatgaagttgaagtgacaggatggagcctttatatagtgccaggaggtgagaggtaggttgctttgggagggcaggtccctctcaaacccagccgttctcactagtagagcctactgtgtaggcgaaacgtttcgaaataaagatacctaactgttgcatatgtgtcttacctaacaatctgtcggtattttataccattttaatgttcattctgtcagacactgcaacacaagggtatcttggtacagaccatcaacttcgacctctactagtgagaacggctgggtttgagagggacctgccctcccaaagcaacctacgtctcacctcctggcactatataaaggctccatcctgtcacttcaacttcatattgtttcagacaacggaacaatgctcttctccagactgagggactgaccacctcaaaactttaagggtgatggactgattacatcgtcttcaagtatcttctgcttctatcaacttttctgtactcgactgaagaagcctactgtgtaggcgaaacgtttcgaaataaagatacctaactgttgcatatgtgtcttacctaacaacccatggggagatgttatctggccccattgcctttgaggtatctagctcactcagaagcctcttcacttcttcctcggttgtgtgcactgtgtccagcacatggtggtgtgccccacctctccgtctttctggagctccttctgtctcctctgtgaacacttctttgaatctcttgttgagttcctcacattcttcactcctccttccttccttagcctgattacctggtccttgactgttgtttccctcctgatgtgtgtgtgtgtgtatgtgtgtgtgtgtgtgtttgtgtgtgtttgtgtgtgtgggtgtgtgtgtgtgtgtgtgtgtgtgtgtgtgtgtgtgtgtgtgtgtgtgtgtgtgtgtgtgtgtgtgtgtgtgtgtgtgtgtgtgtgtgtgtgtgtgtgtgtgtgtgtgtgtgtgtgtgtgtgtgtgtgtgtgtgtgtgttttcgggAGTGTTGTGTACTAACCCATTTGTGTTTGTGGCTGTCGAACCTTAGCTCCTGACCCCCTCCTTCTAGACCACTTTGAGTGGCATCACTAGCCTgtggcataataataataataataataataataataataataataataataataataataataataataataataataataataataataataataataataataataataatcataataataattaataataataaattttatttaagCATGATGTAATGACTGTACAGAGATGGGCGATATTTAGTTGGTCATGCAGAAAGCCCataattatgcagagcatttcgttaCTTATCGTATGTGATCTGAGAGTAAACAAATACTTCCTTACGTCCCTTTAGGTCATCTGTTTCtccagcttccacctgtgtcctctTAATACCTATTCCTCTTAAGTAAGTCAATCTGTCCATATCTGGCCTATTAATTTCTCTTAAGATTTTATACGCAGTAATCATATCTTGCCTTGTCCTACTCTCCTGTTGGGACGTCAGTGTGAgtatactcacttatttgtggcgGCCAGGATCGATTCTCAGGTCCTGGCCGTCTCTGTGCGtgcgggagagagagatagagagagagagagagagagagagagagagagagagagagagagagagagagagagagagagagagagagagacagacagacagacagacagacagacagacagacagacagacagacagacagagacagagacagacagagagatagacagactgaGAGAGAGATGACTTATGTAACAACTCTTAGCACGTAAAGCTAAAAACCCTTAACCTAGCCTTGTAAAACCCTAtgtaaaagaaagagagagagagagaaagagagaaaaagagagagaaagagagggccACACCAACACTGACCCACTGGACCGATCCCACATAAAACAAGATGGAGCAAATGTGACCATAGTGCGGGTAATTTGCTGGCGTTTGTTTGCTGAGTCAACAACTGCAGACGCAAACATTCCTTTGATCCCGACTCCACAAACAAAGATTTTCTTTGCAAACGTCGTTATACAGTGTATGAGGTGAGCTGAGGGAGGTTGTTTGAAGGTCCTTAagtagagggaggtggaggagtgagggaggaggaagagaaggggtgagagagggagaggaatgagagggaggtggaggggagttAGAAAAGGGAGAGAATAAagaaggataagataagataagataagatttcgttcggatttttaatccccggagggttagccacccaggataacccaagaaagtcagtgcgtcatcgaggactgtctaacttatttccattggggtccttaatcttgtcccccaggatgcgacccacaccagtcgactaacacccaggtacctatttgctgctaggtgaacaggacaacaggtgtaaggaaacgtgtcgaaatgtttccacccgccgggaatcgaacccgggccctccgtgtgtgaagcgggagctttagccaccaggccaccgggcctggaagGACGGTAAAGGAAggtaagggaagggaaggggtggtggatGAAGTTAAAGtaagggaaaggaaggaagggtggggtatGAAGGTAagggatgggaagggtggtggatCAACGTAAGGAAAGATaaggaaagataaaaaaaaagggaAGAAAATAGTCTTGAAAATCTCAGCAAG contains:
- the LOC128684352 gene encoding uncharacterized protein; the protein is MKTKTKDGKELCVLRVPIGMDDEECVNGYAGEEVPCICYPCWGGSYCQSYEDNYAPRFLVHAATAVVPENITGAVYRAWATDGDLGLTCPLGSEGPGRCPCAAVTYQLFAAPGDHRFALHQDTGVLTRNTSGATLLPGQTYAYKLMVQSLPKRERVQDLQYDILDLKIYVSPDYVKIIPWT